The Limnochordia bacterium nucleotide sequence CGCAGCACCGTGCCTGATTCGGTTATCATGTTTTGCTTCAATGCGTTTACAGTACCTACACTCATACATTCGCCGGGTTGCTTGGCAGGTTCAGGTCTGCAAGGCGGACCGTAGCTTCTGGATTTTCAGCTAGTGGTTGGCGCCGTCAACCCCACAGAGGACTTTCATCAGCCATCCGTGCAAGAAGGGCAAAGGCTATTTGCCCTTGCCCTTCTTGGCCATCTCCTCTTCAGCACGCTTAATTGCCTGCCGTACAAGAAGACCAGCCTGTCTGGTGGTTATTTCCCCCCAATCTCCGTCCTTCACTCGATCGAGAAACCCAAGTTCTTCGGCTAACTCATACTTCAAACGTTCCGACATGATCTTGGCCAAATAACCACCCCGTATTTAGCTTCCCGTGGCATGTTCCTTGTTAT carries:
- a CDS encoding alpha/beta-type small acid-soluble spore protein yields the protein MSERLKYELAEELGFLDRVKDGDWGEITTRQAGLLVRQAIKRAEEEMAKKGKGK